The Acidobacteriota bacterium genome has a segment encoding these proteins:
- the obgE gene encoding GTPase ObgE, whose translation MFLDEVRIRVQAGDGGRGCVSFRREKFVPRGGPDGGDGGDGGSVYLEARLHLSTFAHLGNLKNYRAERGEHGRGSDQHGARGEGLVLPVPPGTLVYDDGGGECLADLVAPGARFVAARGGRGGRGNAAFATSTNRAPRRADDGKPGEQRTLRLELKLLADVGLVGFPNVGKSTLISRISAARPKIADYPFTTLTPHLGVVRYEEWKSFVVTDIPGLIEGAHRGAGLGAEFLRHIERTSVLVHMVDVSATGREPLEDAAAIEKELKEFGHGLEKKPQILAASKVDALRAPGALDALAGYASKRGAVFFPVSAATGEGVDALVGAMAQHVEKIRAERAALEENSREARA comes from the coding sequence ATGTTTCTTGACGAGGTGCGCATCCGCGTTCAAGCCGGCGACGGCGGGCGCGGGTGCGTTAGTTTTCGCCGCGAAAAGTTCGTGCCCCGCGGCGGCCCCGACGGCGGGGATGGGGGCGACGGGGGGTCGGTCTATCTGGAGGCGCGCCTCCACCTTTCCACGTTCGCCCACCTGGGGAATCTGAAAAATTACCGCGCCGAGCGGGGGGAGCACGGCCGCGGCTCCGACCAGCACGGCGCCCGCGGGGAGGGCCTCGTCCTGCCCGTTCCGCCCGGCACGCTCGTCTACGACGACGGAGGGGGGGAGTGCCTCGCCGACCTGGTCGCGCCGGGGGCGCGCTTTGTCGCCGCGCGCGGGGGACGCGGCGGGCGCGGAAACGCGGCGTTTGCGACCTCGACGAACCGCGCCCCGCGCCGGGCCGACGACGGAAAGCCCGGCGAGCAGCGGACGCTGCGGCTGGAGCTGAAGCTTCTCGCCGACGTGGGCCTCGTCGGCTTTCCCAACGTGGGCAAGAGCACTCTCATTTCGCGCATCTCGGCCGCCCGGCCCAAGATCGCCGACTATCCCTTCACGACCCTAACGCCCCACCTCGGGGTCGTTCGCTACGAGGAGTGGAAAAGCTTCGTGGTGACCGACATCCCCGGCCTCATCGAGGGCGCGCACCGGGGCGCGGGACTGGGCGCTGAGTTTCTGAGGCACATCGAGCGCACGTCCGTCCTCGTGCACATGGTGGACGTATCGGCCACGGGGCGCGAGCCGCTGGAGGACGCCGCGGCCATCGAGAAAGAGCTGAAAGAATTCGGCCACGGCTTGGAGAAAAAGCCCCAGATACTCGCCGCGAGCAAGGTGGACGCGCTCCGGGCCCCCGGGGCGCTCGACGCGCTGGCGGGGTACGCCTCGAAAAGGGGCGCGGTCTTTTTTCCCGTCTCGGCCGCGACGGGCGAGGGCGTGGACGCCCTGGTCGGGGCCATGGCGCAGCACGTGGAAAAAATCCGCGCGGAGCGCGCGGCGCTTGAAGAAAATTCCCGGGAGGCGCGGGCATGA
- the rsfS gene encoding ribosome silencing factor, whose translation MTSELSPALRAAVSAMAEKKIEDVVVLNVRGLCSFTDYHVIGHGTSRRQVQAAGRFVEEKLAEAGVRPYGIEGLKSTEWILMDFLDFVVHIFLRERREFYDLESLWGDAQRIPIEASHG comes from the coding sequence ATGACTTCGGAGCTTTCCCCCGCGCTGCGCGCCGCCGTCTCCGCGATGGCCGAAAAGAAGATCGAGGACGTGGTCGTGCTGAACGTGCGCGGCCTCTGCTCGTTCACCGACTACCACGTCATCGGCCACGGCACCTCCCGGCGCCAAGTGCAGGCCGCGGGCCGCTTCGTAGAAGAGAAGCTGGCCGAGGCCGGCGTCCGCCCGTACGGCATTGAGGGCCTCAAAAGCACCGAGTGGATTCTGATGGATTTTCTCGATTTCGTCGTGCATATCTTCCTCCGGGAGCGGCGCGAGTTCTACGACCTGGAGTCGCTTTGGGGGGACGCGCAGCGCATCCCCATCGAGGCAAGCCATGGCTGA
- the nadD gene encoding nicotinate (nicotinamide) nucleotide adenylyltransferase → MRRIGVLGGTFDPVHRGHIVMARYARRMLGLDEVLFVPCYAPPHRGGKPARGSPWDRYAMTALAVSASPGLGISPVELEAGRKMYALEMLRELQKKNRRARLVFLMGEDSLYDLPTWWKAKKLVEQFDFAVFRRPVRKPPLPAYIERRLRVWKKKSSLPAERRVYLLSNRVVPLSSTDVRRALRRNVRDGCGVPSLVLSYLRKRGLYRA, encoded by the coding sequence ATGAGGCGCATAGGCGTTCTGGGAGGAACCTTCGATCCGGTGCACCGCGGGCACATTGTTATGGCGCGCTACGCCCGGCGCATGCTGGGGCTCGACGAGGTTCTTTTCGTCCCGTGTTACGCGCCGCCGCACCGGGGGGGGAAGCCCGCGCGCGGCTCCCCGTGGGACCGCTACGCGATGACGGCGCTCGCCGTGAGCGCGTCGCCGGGGCTCGGAATTTCTCCGGTCGAGCTCGAAGCGGGGCGAAAGATGTACGCGCTCGAGATGCTTCGGGAGCTTCAGAAAAAGAATCGGCGCGCGCGGCTCGTCTTTCTCATGGGCGAGGACTCGCTTTACGATTTGCCCACGTGGTGGAAGGCGAAAAAACTTGTCGAGCAGTTCGATTTCGCCGTCTTCCGGCGACCTGTGCGGAAGCCCCCGCTCCCCGCGTACATCGAGCGCCGCCTGCGGGTCTGGAAGAAAAAATCATCGCTTCCGGCGGAGCGGCGCGTTTACCTTCTCTCGAACCGCGTAGTGCCGCTTTCGTCCACCGACGTGCGCCGCGCGCTCCGCCGCAACGTGCGCGACGGGTGCGGCGTCCCTTCGCTCGTGCTCTCCTATCTTCGCAAGCGGGGCTTGTACCGGGCATGA
- a CDS encoding sigma 54-interacting transcriptional regulator, which translates to MAEDAESRESFEITAVDPASRKARDLAERVAGSDLSVLLRGESGVGKSLWAVWMHGASPRRKAPFVVIDCASIPEGLLESDLMGYAKGAFTDALSSKPGRLELADGGTVVLDHLAEMPQALQAKLLRVIEEKAVMRIGDTRERKIDVRCMGCAPVHIEALVKAGRFREDLYFRLNTVSVEIPALRGRPRDIAPLARLFLRKFSAQYRKPVARFDEALLRSFLLYAWPGNVRELEHAMERAVVLSESDALTIEQFPMLVHQGEEAALEQAASGGLSLRELEDLYLERVLARSGG; encoded by the coding sequence ATGGCTGAAGACGCGGAGAGCAGGGAGTCTTTCGAAATTACGGCCGTTGACCCGGCGAGCCGCAAGGCGCGCGACCTGGCCGAGCGCGTGGCCGGATCGGACCTCTCGGTGCTTCTTCGCGGCGAGAGCGGCGTGGGAAAGTCGCTCTGGGCGGTTTGGATGCACGGCGCCTCGCCTCGCCGGAAGGCGCCCTTCGTGGTGATCGATTGCGCGAGCATTCCCGAGGGGCTCCTCGAAAGCGACCTCATGGGCTACGCCAAGGGCGCGTTCACCGACGCGCTCTCCTCGAAGCCGGGGCGCCTGGAGCTGGCCGACGGGGGCACCGTCGTTCTGGACCACCTGGCGGAGATGCCCCAGGCGCTTCAGGCGAAGCTTCTGCGCGTCATCGAGGAGAAGGCCGTCATGCGCATCGGGGACACGAGGGAGCGGAAGATCGACGTTCGCTGCATGGGGTGCGCTCCCGTGCACATCGAGGCGCTGGTCAAGGCGGGGCGCTTCCGGGAAGACCTGTATTTCCGGCTGAACACCGTTTCCGTGGAGATCCCCGCCCTCCGGGGGCGCCCGCGGGACATCGCGCCGCTTGCGCGCCTGTTTTTGAGAAAATTCTCGGCGCAGTACCGGAAGCCCGTGGCGCGCTTCGACGAGGCCCTGCTTCGCAGCTTCCTGCTCTACGCGTGGCCCGGAAACGTCCGCGAGCTCGAGCACGCCATGGAGCGCGCCGTGGTACTTTCTGAGAGCGACGCGCTCACTATAGAGCAATTTCCCATGCTCGTGCACCAGGGTGAGGAGGCCGCGCTGGAGCAGGCGGCGTCCGGGGGCCTTTCCCTCCGCGAGCTGGAGGACCTCTACCTAGAGCGGGTGCTCGCGCGCTCGGGCGG
- a CDS encoding molybdopterin-binding protein codes for IYNAFTITSPRWFEMLERFKIPYRPDVMINFGSNSVMTMGNAEAVTENFLKKFNFIFSFQLYVTEFEEAVADIVLPDACFLERYTPAVSFPSTFSHPQGEDDWGWSIRQPVIEPLYEHRDFNVVMLEICKRLGILGRYYKGLNDSIGIRYGGEMSEKYKLVEDGSVEHSWEDVCDRLLKDRFGDENGLEHVREKAVFTWPKKKEDVYWKWFNPARVPVYFEYFIDSGEQIDRLWNEYGGKDFFDFDWSRFKALADWYPCPAHTETDPQYDMVTFYWRAVMHCNSMTQQNPYLDECSQEDPYVYAIQMHRETARRKGIADGDRVWLENTRGHRVKGRVALTEGIEPRHLAIAAVAGHWGKYMPVAKGKGTFFNDLVEMDLAHTDPLTFNQDICAHVKIYKAD; via the coding sequence GATCTACAACGCGTTCACCATCACCAGCCCCCGGTGGTTCGAGATGCTTGAGCGGTTCAAGATACCGTACCGGCCGGACGTCATGATAAACTTCGGCTCCAATTCCGTGATGACGATGGGCAACGCGGAGGCGGTGACCGAGAATTTCCTCAAGAAGTTCAACTTCATCTTCTCCTTCCAGCTGTACGTCACGGAGTTCGAGGAGGCGGTGGCCGACATAGTGCTGCCCGACGCCTGCTTCCTCGAGCGCTACACGCCCGCGGTCAGCTTTCCCTCGACCTTCTCCCACCCGCAGGGCGAGGACGACTGGGGATGGTCGATCCGGCAGCCGGTCATCGAGCCGCTGTACGAGCACCGCGACTTCAACGTGGTCATGCTGGAGATCTGCAAGCGCCTCGGCATCCTGGGCAGGTACTACAAGGGGCTCAACGACTCGATCGGCATACGCTACGGCGGCGAGATGAGCGAGAAGTACAAGCTGGTGGAGGACGGCAGCGTCGAGCATTCCTGGGAGGACGTCTGCGACCGCCTGCTCAAGGATCGCTTCGGCGATGAGAACGGCCTCGAGCACGTCCGCGAGAAGGCCGTCTTCACCTGGCCCAAGAAGAAGGAGGATGTCTACTGGAAGTGGTTCAACCCCGCGCGGGTGCCGGTCTACTTCGAGTACTTCATCGACTCCGGCGAACAGATAGACAGGCTGTGGAACGAGTACGGCGGGAAGGATTTCTTCGATTTCGACTGGTCGCGCTTCAAGGCCCTCGCCGACTGGTATCCCTGTCCCGCCCACACCGAGACCGATCCCCAGTACGACATGGTCACCTTCTACTGGCGTGCGGTCATGCACTGCAACTCGATGACCCAGCAGAACCCCTATCTCGACGAGTGCTCGCAGGAGGACCCGTACGTCTACGCCATACAGATGCACCGGGAAACCGCCCGGCGGAAGGGCATCGCCGACGGCGACCGGGTCTGGCTGGAGAACACGCGGGGCCATCGCGTGAAGGGCCGGGTCGCCCTGACCGAGGGGATCGAGCCCCGGCACCTGGCGATCGCCGCCGTCGCCGGCCACTGGGGAAAGTACATGCCGGTCGCCAAGGGCAAGGGCACGTTCTTCAACGACTTGGTCGAGATGGATCTGGCACACACCGACCCGCTCACCTTCAACCAGGACATATGCGCCCACGTAAAGATCTACAAAGCGGATTGA